In Microbacterium esteraromaticum, the following proteins share a genomic window:
- a CDS encoding F0F1 ATP synthase subunit epsilon, with protein sequence MALHVSLVSADAEVWTGEASLVVAKTVEGEIGIMSGHEPVLAILAQGEVRITQTDGSKVLANAQDGFLSMEGDTLTIVAGNAALIA encoded by the coding sequence ATGGCGCTGCACGTGAGCCTCGTCTCCGCTGATGCGGAGGTCTGGACGGGGGAGGCGTCGCTCGTCGTCGCCAAGACCGTCGAGGGCGAGATCGGCATCATGTCCGGTCACGAGCCGGTGCTGGCCATCCTTGCCCAGGGCGAGGTCCGCATCACTCAGACCGACGGCAGCAAGGTGCTCGCGAACGCGCAGGATGGGTTCCTCTCCATGGAGGGCGACACCCTGACGATCGTGGCAGGCAACGCCGCTCTGATCGCCTGA
- a CDS encoding F0F1 ATP synthase subunit delta: protein MGSATTQALAASTDALAAASGLNLDSAAELFASARAIGESAQLSGALADPAAPAEARSALVSAVFAGVSAPVRSLLTTVAAQRWSSVSDLIDGVEELAIRAAAKAAPGDDIAGELFGFSRVVAANPELELALGSRLGGASAKGDLVEKVLGGSASPATVLVASSLVRMPRERRVRQVLSRATDIVAAQAGRAVATVYTATALSAAQETRLRDALARRYGGEISINQVIDATVVGGLRVQIADDVIDGSISARLADLRQKLAS from the coding sequence ATGGGCAGCGCGACCACTCAGGCACTCGCGGCATCGACGGACGCGCTTGCCGCAGCGTCGGGCCTGAACCTCGACAGCGCGGCCGAGCTCTTCGCTTCGGCTCGCGCCATCGGGGAGTCGGCCCAGCTGAGCGGCGCGCTCGCCGATCCCGCGGCTCCGGCTGAGGCGCGCAGCGCGCTCGTCTCAGCTGTGTTCGCCGGTGTCTCGGCTCCGGTGCGCTCGCTGCTGACCACGGTCGCCGCACAGCGCTGGTCGTCGGTGTCCGATCTGATCGACGGTGTCGAGGAGCTCGCCATCCGTGCGGCCGCGAAGGCGGCCCCCGGTGACGACATCGCGGGTGAGCTCTTCGGCTTCTCGCGCGTCGTCGCGGCGAACCCCGAGCTCGAGCTCGCTCTCGGCAGCCGCCTCGGCGGTGCGTCGGCGAAGGGCGATCTGGTCGAGAAGGTGCTCGGCGGCTCCGCGTCGCCCGCGACAGTCCTGGTCGCCTCGTCGCTGGTGCGCATGCCGCGCGAGCGTCGCGTGCGTCAGGTGCTGAGCCGTGCGACCGACATCGTCGCCGCACAGGCCGGCCGCGCGGTGGCGACGGTGTACACCGCGACCGCTCTCTCCGCTGCTCAGGAGACGCGCCTGCGCGATGCGCTGGCACGTCGCTATGGCGGCGAGATCTCCATCAACCAGGTGATCGACGCGACCGTCGTCGGGGGCCTGCGCGTGCAGATCGCCGATGATGTCATCGACGGCAGCATCTCCGCCCGACTCGCCGACCTTCGCCAGAAGCTCGCGAGCTGA
- a CDS encoding DUF5684 domain-containing protein: protein MDYGDYGGYEGLAALFALLGILLFIVGPIMYVLSSILMMKIFEKAGVEGKWRAWVPVYREMIFFKLGDMSPWLVLYALGATLLLSWTGIGSIFGLVFTALFAMAGWRVGLKLQKEAAWVILFVLLNIVWMGILAFDRSRWNPNIAPAPWAGNSFLGDNTVWDGIPVQPGQSAAPAAGYAAPQGYQPPAPQGYQPPAQPGYAPPAQPGLGQPTQPGYGAPHNPGAPVPPAPGAPVPPPATPPAPPAAPPTAPPAPPAPPASPNDPTQPPA, encoded by the coding sequence ATGGACTATGGCGACTACGGGGGCTACGAGGGCCTCGCCGCGCTGTTCGCCCTTCTGGGCATCCTGCTCTTCATCGTCGGACCGATCATGTACGTGCTCTCGTCGATCTTGATGATGAAGATCTTCGAGAAGGCCGGCGTCGAGGGCAAGTGGCGGGCCTGGGTGCCTGTCTACCGGGAGATGATCTTCTTCAAGCTCGGCGACATGAGCCCCTGGCTCGTGCTGTATGCGCTCGGCGCCACGCTCCTGCTGTCGTGGACCGGCATCGGCAGCATCTTCGGCCTGGTCTTCACCGCTCTCTTCGCGATGGCCGGCTGGCGCGTCGGCCTCAAGCTGCAGAAGGAAGCGGCCTGGGTCATCCTGTTCGTGCTGCTCAACATCGTCTGGATGGGCATCCTCGCATTCGACCGCTCGCGCTGGAACCCCAACATCGCGCCGGCTCCATGGGCGGGCAACAGCTTCCTCGGCGACAACACCGTGTGGGACGGAATCCCCGTGCAGCCTGGCCAGAGCGCGGCCCCGGCAGCCGGCTACGCAGCGCCCCAGGGCTACCAGCCTCCTGCGCCTCAGGGATACCAGCCGCCTGCTCAGCCCGGCTATGCTCCGCCGGCACAGCCCGGTCTTGGCCAGCCGACGCAGCCGGGGTACGGCGCACCTCACAACCCGGGTGCTCCTGTTCCGCCTGCGCCCGGCGCCCCGGTGCCTCCCCCCGCCACTCCGCCGGCGCCGCCCGCAGCGCCGCCGACCGCGCCGCCCGCGCCTCCGGCTCCGCCTGCGTCGCCGAACGATCCGACGCAGCCGCCCGCGTGA
- a CDS encoding F0F1 ATP synthase subunit B, producing MLNALVTNLAAAETEAQNPLIPAWYDIIWSGLWFLIILIVVWKVALPRLTAILDERSAAIEGNIAKADEAQKQAEAALEEYTRQLAEARTEAGEIREAAREDGKKIVTEAKETAVAEANRITAAAHTQIEAERQAAFVSLRSEVGTLAIDLAGGVVGETLSDDARATAVVDRFLADLEKAK from the coding sequence ATGCTGAACGCTCTTGTCACGAACCTCGCGGCGGCGGAGACCGAGGCGCAGAACCCGCTCATCCCCGCGTGGTACGACATCATCTGGTCGGGCCTGTGGTTCCTCATCATCCTCATCGTGGTGTGGAAGGTCGCCCTTCCTCGCCTGACCGCGATCCTCGACGAGCGCTCGGCCGCCATCGAAGGCAACATCGCCAAGGCTGATGAGGCCCAGAAGCAGGCTGAGGCAGCGCTGGAGGAGTACACCCGCCAGCTCGCCGAGGCACGCACCGAGGCCGGTGAGATCCGCGAGGCCGCCCGTGAGGACGGCAAGAAGATCGTGACCGAGGCCAAGGAGACGGCGGTCGCCGAGGCGAACCGCATCACCGCGGCTGCTCACACGCAGATCGAGGCGGAGCGCCAGGCGGCGTTCGTCTCGCTGCGCAGCGAGGTCGGCACGCTCGCGATCGACCTGGCCGGCGGCGTCGTGGGGGAGACCCTCAGCGATGACGCTCGTGCGACGGCGGTCGTGGACCGCTTCCTCGCCGACCTCGAGAAGGCCAAGTAA
- the atpA gene encoding F0F1 ATP synthase subunit alpha, translating to MAELSISPDVIRDALKNFADAYEPTGAVATEVGTVIDAADGIAHVEGLPGVMANELVTFADGTKGLALNLDEHEIGVVVLGDFTGIEAGQEVTRTGEVLSVPVGDGYLGRVVDPLGNPIDGLGAIATEGSRELELQAPGVMQRKSVHEPMQTGIKAIDAMIPVGRGQRQLIIGDRQTGKTAIAIDTIINQKANWESGDVNKQVRCIYVAIGQKGSTIASVKGALEEAGALEYTTIVAAPASDPAGFKYLAPYTGSAIGQHWMYGGKHVLIIFDDLSKQAEAYRAVSLLLRRPPGREAYPGDVFYLHSRLLERCAKLSDELGAGSMTGLPIIETKANDVSAYIPTNVISITDGQIFLQSDLFNANQRPAVDVGISVSRVGGDAQVKSIKKVSGTLKLELAQYRSLEAFAMFASDLDAASRRQLARGARLTELLKQPQYSPYPVEEQVVSIWAGTNGKLDSLEIEDVLRFERDLLDYLRRNTSILDTLRETNVLDDATVAELDKQTDAFILEFQGGKGQSIGAPGNEQVSAEDAGDVSQEKIVKGRRA from the coding sequence ATGGCAGAACTATCGATCAGCCCCGACGTCATCCGTGACGCGCTGAAGAACTTCGCCGACGCCTACGAGCCCACCGGCGCCGTGGCGACCGAGGTCGGCACCGTCATCGACGCGGCCGATGGCATCGCGCACGTCGAGGGACTGCCCGGCGTCATGGCCAACGAGCTCGTCACCTTCGCGGACGGCACGAAGGGCCTGGCCCTCAACCTCGACGAGCACGAGATCGGCGTGGTCGTCCTCGGCGACTTCACCGGCATCGAGGCCGGCCAGGAAGTCACCCGCACCGGCGAGGTCCTCTCGGTCCCGGTCGGCGACGGCTACCTGGGTCGCGTCGTCGACCCGCTCGGCAACCCGATCGACGGACTCGGCGCCATCGCGACCGAGGGGTCGCGTGAGCTCGAGCTGCAGGCGCCAGGCGTCATGCAGCGCAAGTCGGTCCACGAGCCGATGCAGACCGGAATCAAGGCCATCGACGCCATGATCCCGGTCGGTCGTGGCCAGCGTCAGCTCATCATCGGCGACCGCCAGACGGGCAAGACGGCCATCGCGATCGACACGATCATCAACCAGAAGGCCAACTGGGAGTCGGGCGACGTCAACAAGCAGGTCCGCTGCATCTACGTCGCGATCGGCCAGAAGGGCTCGACCATCGCCTCCGTCAAGGGTGCGCTGGAAGAGGCCGGTGCCCTCGAGTACACGACGATCGTCGCCGCGCCCGCGTCCGACCCGGCCGGCTTCAAGTACCTGGCGCCCTATACCGGCTCGGCCATCGGCCAGCACTGGATGTACGGCGGCAAGCACGTCCTGATCATCTTCGATGACCTGTCGAAGCAGGCCGAGGCCTACCGTGCCGTGTCGCTTCTGCTGCGTCGCCCGCCGGGCCGCGAGGCATACCCGGGTGACGTCTTCTACCTGCACTCGCGTCTGCTCGAGCGCTGCGCGAAGCTGTCCGACGAGCTGGGTGCGGGTTCGATGACGGGTCTGCCGATCATCGAGACCAAGGCCAATGACGTCTCGGCGTACATCCCCACCAACGTGATCTCGATCACCGACGGCCAGATCTTCCTGCAGTCCGACCTCTTCAACGCCAACCAGCGTCCGGCGGTCGACGTGGGTATCTCGGTCTCGCGAGTCGGTGGTGACGCTCAGGTCAAGTCGATCAAGAAGGTCTCCGGAACGCTGAAGCTCGAGCTCGCGCAGTACCGTTCGCTCGAGGCGTTCGCGATGTTCGCATCCGACCTCGACGCGGCTTCGCGTCGTCAGCTCGCCCGTGGTGCCCGTCTGACCGAGCTGCTCAAGCAGCCGCAGTACTCGCCGTACCCCGTCGAGGAGCAGGTCGTCTCGATCTGGGCCGGAACCAACGGCAAGCTCGACTCGCTCGAGATCGAGGACGTGCTGCGCTTCGAGCGCGATCTGCTCGACTACCTGCGTCGCAACACGTCGATCCTCGACACGCTGCGCGAGACCAACGTCCTCGACGACGCCACGGTCGCAGAGCTCGACAAGCAGACCGACGCCTTCATCCTGGAGTTCCAGGGCGGCAAGGGCCAGTCGATCGGCGCTCCGGGCAACGAGCAGGTTTCGGCGGAGGATGCCGGCGACGTCAGCCAGGAGAAGATCGTCAAGGGTCGTCGCGCGTAA
- the atpD gene encoding F0F1 ATP synthase subunit beta has protein sequence MTTTATAEQPATAVVGRVARVNGPVVDIEFPHDSIPEIYNALKTTITIGEDSTEITLEVAQHLGDDLVRAIALKPTDGIVRGQEVRNTGEAISVPVGDVTKGKVFNVIGEVLNAEPGETIEVTERWPIHRKAPNFDQLESKTTMFETGIKSIDLLTPYVQGGKIGLFGGAGVGKTVLIQEMIQRVAQDHGGVSVFAGVGERTREGNDLIHEMEEAGVFDKTALVFGQMDEPPGTRLRVALSALTMAEYFRDVQKQDVLLFIDNIFRFTQAGSEVSTLLGRMPSAVGYQPNLADEMGLLQERITSTRGHSITSLQAIYVPADDYTDPAPATTFAHLDATTELSREIASKGLYPAIDPLTSTSRIMDPRYLGEDHYRVATTVKQILQKNKELQEIIAILGVDELSEEDKIVVSRARRIQQFLSQNTYMAKKFTGVEGSTVPLKETIESFDAICRGDFDHVAEQAFFNVGGISDVEEAWAKIQKENA, from the coding sequence ATGACCACCACCGCCACGGCTGAGCAGCCGGCGACCGCGGTCGTCGGACGCGTTGCACGCGTCAACGGTCCGGTTGTCGACATCGAGTTCCCGCACGACTCGATTCCCGAGATCTACAACGCCCTCAAGACCACGATCACGATCGGCGAGGACTCCACCGAGATCACGCTCGAGGTCGCGCAGCACCTCGGCGACGACCTCGTGCGCGCCATCGCCCTGAAGCCGACCGACGGCATCGTCCGCGGCCAGGAGGTTCGCAACACCGGTGAGGCCATCTCGGTCCCCGTCGGCGACGTGACCAAGGGCAAGGTCTTCAACGTGATCGGCGAGGTCCTCAACGCCGAGCCCGGCGAGACCATCGAGGTCACCGAGCGCTGGCCGATCCACCGCAAGGCACCCAACTTCGACCAGCTCGAGTCGAAGACCACCATGTTCGAGACCGGCATCAAGTCGATCGACCTCCTGACCCCCTACGTGCAGGGTGGAAAGATCGGTCTGTTCGGTGGTGCAGGTGTCGGCAAGACCGTGCTCATCCAGGAGATGATCCAGCGCGTCGCGCAGGACCACGGTGGTGTGTCGGTGTTCGCCGGTGTGGGCGAGCGCACCCGTGAGGGCAACGACCTCATCCACGAGATGGAGGAGGCGGGCGTCTTCGACAAGACCGCCCTCGTCTTCGGCCAGATGGACGAGCCGCCGGGGACCCGTCTCCGCGTCGCGCTCTCGGCCCTGACCATGGCGGAGTACTTCCGCGATGTGCAGAAGCAGGACGTGCTGCTCTTCATCGACAACATCTTCCGCTTCACGCAGGCCGGTTCCGAGGTCTCCACGCTGCTGGGCCGCATGCCCTCTGCCGTGGGCTACCAGCCGAACCTCGCCGACGAGATGGGTCTCCTGCAGGAGCGCATCACCTCGACGCGTGGTCACTCGATCACCTCGCTGCAGGCGATCTACGTGCCGGCTGACGACTACACCGACCCGGCTCCGGCGACCACGTTCGCGCACCTCGACGCCACCACCGAGCTCTCGCGTGAGATCGCGTCGAAGGGTCTCTACCCGGCCATCGACCCGCTGACCTCGACGTCGCGCATCATGGACCCGCGTTACCTGGGTGAGGACCACTACCGTGTCGCCACCACGGTGAAGCAGATCCTGCAGAAGAACAAGGAGCTGCAGGAGATCATCGCGATCCTCGGTGTCGACGAGCTCTCGGAAGAGGACAAGATCGTCGTCTCCCGCGCACGTCGCATCCAGCAGTTCCTCTCGCAGAACACCTACATGGCGAAGAAGTTCACCGGTGTCGAGGGTTCGACGGTTCCGCTCAAGGAGACCATCGAGTCGTTCGATGCGATCTGCCGCGGTGACTTCGACCATGTCGCCGAGCAGGCCTTCTTCAACGTCGGTGGCATCTCGGACGTCGAAGAGGCCTGGGCGAAGATCCAGAAGGAGAACGCCTGA
- a CDS encoding aldo/keto reductase — protein sequence MATSQRRVGASGLVVSTAGLGCNNFGRAGTVTETLEGTRAVIDAALANGVFFFDTADMYGAEAGRSEELMGEVLEGRRHRAVLATKFGHERDMGYDFPGGRGSRRYVRHAVEQSLRRLRTDWIDLYQLHLPDPQTPIAETIDALDELVDEGKIRYYGHSNFTGWQIAEAEFASRARSTGRFISAQNHYSLLARASEREVLPAVNRYGLGFFPFFPLKNGLLTGKFTREGGPSGTRIMDTRQHIWADAPWDALERYQEFCTQRDISMLQATFGWLLAQPGVSSVIAGATRPEQVEANAEAADAWTPDAADLAEIDALFPLVDDPADRM from the coding sequence ATGGCTACCTCGCAGCGCCGCGTCGGCGCATCCGGACTCGTCGTATCCACCGCCGGCCTCGGCTGCAACAACTTCGGCCGAGCCGGCACCGTGACCGAGACGCTCGAGGGCACGCGCGCGGTCATCGACGCGGCGCTCGCGAACGGTGTCTTCTTCTTCGACACCGCCGATATGTACGGGGCTGAGGCCGGACGCAGTGAGGAGCTCATGGGGGAGGTGCTCGAGGGGCGCCGCCACCGCGCAGTGCTCGCGACCAAGTTCGGTCACGAGCGCGATATGGGCTACGACTTCCCCGGCGGGCGGGGCTCGCGTCGATATGTGCGTCATGCGGTGGAGCAGTCGCTGCGGCGTCTGCGCACCGACTGGATCGACCTGTACCAGCTGCACCTTCCCGATCCGCAGACGCCGATCGCCGAGACCATCGACGCGCTCGACGAACTCGTCGACGAAGGCAAGATCCGCTACTACGGCCATTCGAACTTCACCGGCTGGCAGATCGCCGAGGCCGAGTTCGCCTCGCGAGCCCGCTCGACCGGGCGCTTCATCTCCGCGCAGAACCACTACTCGCTGCTCGCCCGCGCCTCAGAGCGCGAGGTGCTTCCCGCCGTGAACAGGTACGGGCTGGGCTTCTTCCCGTTCTTCCCGCTGAAGAACGGCCTCCTGACGGGTAAGTTCACGCGCGAGGGCGGGCCGTCGGGCACCCGGATCATGGACACGCGGCAGCACATCTGGGCGGACGCCCCATGGGACGCGCTCGAGCGGTACCAGGAGTTCTGCACTCAGCGCGACATCTCGATGCTGCAGGCGACATTCGGGTGGCTGCTCGCCCAGCCGGGCGTGTCGAGCGTGATAGCCGGGGCCACCAGGCCGGAGCAGGTCGAGGCGAACGCCGAAGCGGCCGACGCGTGGACCCCCGATGCGGCTGACCTGGCTGAGATCGACGCGCTGTTCCCGCTCGTCGACGACCCGGCCGACCGGATGTGA
- a CDS encoding F0F1 ATP synthase subunit gamma — protein sequence MGAQLRVYKQKISSAQTTKKITKAMELIAASRIQKAMARVKASSPFAQAVTRAVSAVATHSSVDHPLTREAETIRRTAVVIFSSDRGLAGAFNSQVIREGLEQGERLRELGREPVYYLVGRKAVGYFQFRRIESAAEWIGDTDTPSFHTAEEIAHTLQQAFLRGGESEGVDEIVLVYNRFVSMMTQEPTALRLLPLEIEEAEDTASAAVYPLYEFEPDAETVLDAILPVYIQSRVFNALLQSSAAKQAATQKAMKSASDNADKLITDYTRLRNNARQAEITQQIAEIVGGADALSSSK from the coding sequence ATGGGCGCTCAACTCAGGGTCTACAAGCAGAAGATCTCTTCTGCTCAGACGACCAAGAAGATCACGAAGGCGATGGAACTCATCGCGGCTTCGCGCATCCAGAAGGCGATGGCACGCGTCAAGGCGTCCAGCCCCTTCGCGCAGGCCGTGACGAGGGCCGTGTCCGCCGTCGCGACGCACTCCAGCGTCGATCACCCGCTCACTCGCGAGGCAGAGACGATCCGCCGCACGGCGGTCGTCATCTTCTCGAGCGACCGTGGTCTCGCAGGCGCGTTCAACTCCCAGGTGATCCGTGAGGGCCTGGAGCAGGGCGAGCGTCTGCGCGAGCTCGGCCGCGAGCCGGTCTACTACCTGGTCGGTCGCAAGGCCGTCGGGTACTTCCAGTTCCGTCGGATCGAGTCCGCAGCCGAGTGGATCGGCGACACCGACACGCCGTCGTTCCACACGGCCGAGGAGATCGCGCACACGCTGCAGCAGGCATTCCTGCGCGGCGGCGAGTCCGAGGGCGTCGACGAGATCGTGCTGGTGTACAACCGCTTCGTCAGCATGATGACGCAGGAGCCCACGGCTCTTCGTCTGCTGCCGCTCGAGATCGAAGAGGCCGAAGACACCGCGAGCGCGGCCGTCTACCCGCTCTACGAGTTCGAGCCCGACGCAGAGACCGTGCTCGACGCGATCCTGCCGGTGTACATCCAGAGCCGCGTGTTCAACGCCCTCCTGCAGTCCTCGGCAGCCAAGCAGGCCGCGACGCAGAAGGCGATGAAGTCGGCAAGCGACAACGCCGACAAGCTGATCACCGACTACACCCGCCTGCGCAACAACGCTCGCCAGGCGGAGATCACCCAGCAGATCGCAGAGATCGTCGGTGGAGCCGACGCCCTCTCGTCGAGCAAATAA
- the atpE gene encoding ATP synthase F0 subunit C, producing the protein MDATTVLAEINGHIGAVGYGLAAIGPAIGVGIVVGKTIEGVARQPELAGRLQVLMWIGIAFTEALAFVGIAVAFIPFP; encoded by the coding sequence GTGGACGCTACTACGGTTCTCGCTGAAATCAACGGTCACATCGGTGCAGTCGGCTACGGCCTCGCCGCCATCGGACCGGCCATCGGCGTGGGCATCGTCGTCGGCAAGACCATCGAGGGTGTCGCCCGTCAGCCCGAGCTGGCCGGTCGTCTCCAGGTCCTCATGTGGATCGGTATCGCCTTCACCGAGGCGCTTGCGTTCGTCGGCATCGCCGTCGCATTCATCCCCTTCCCGTAA
- a CDS encoding YaaA family protein: MRILLPPSETKRAGGTGRPLRLDALALPSLTSQRIEVVDALVELSSDSSEARRVLKLSERQAGDVEHNRMLRTAPTMASIDRYTGVLYDALDAASLDAAARRWLGSHVMIHSAPFGPIGALDEIPAYRLAAGTSLPGIRPLKRHWADATSAALSGCGFVLDLRSESYVALGPVAGVVASAYVRVVTDKGRALNHFNKKAKGAFVRALATTRPRGNSVGALIAWADEQGIRLREAQDAGVLELVVAG, translated from the coding sequence ATGAGAATCCTTCTGCCCCCGTCCGAGACCAAGCGTGCTGGTGGCACCGGCCGCCCGCTGCGCCTCGACGCGCTCGCTCTGCCGTCGCTGACCTCGCAGCGCATCGAGGTCGTCGATGCCCTCGTGGAGCTCAGCTCCGACTCGAGCGAGGCGCGACGCGTCCTCAAGCTCAGCGAGCGTCAGGCGGGTGACGTCGAGCACAACCGGATGCTGCGAACGGCCCCCACGATGGCCTCGATCGACCGCTACACGGGAGTGCTCTACGACGCACTCGACGCGGCGTCGCTCGACGCGGCCGCACGGCGGTGGCTCGGATCGCACGTGATGATCCATTCCGCTCCGTTCGGACCGATCGGTGCGCTGGATGAGATCCCCGCCTATCGCCTGGCAGCGGGGACATCGCTCCCTGGCATCCGCCCGCTGAAGCGGCATTGGGCCGACGCGACCTCCGCCGCGCTGTCGGGCTGCGGGTTCGTCCTCGACCTGCGCAGCGAATCGTATGTGGCGCTCGGGCCCGTCGCCGGAGTCGTCGCCTCCGCTTACGTGAGGGTGGTCACAGACAAGGGGCGCGCGCTGAATCACTTCAACAAGAAGGCGAAGGGCGCGTTCGTGCGTGCTCTCGCCACGACACGCCCGAGAGGGAACTCCGTCGGCGCGCTGATCGCGTGGGCCGATGAGCAGGGCATCCGTCTGCGAGAAGCGCAGGATGCCGGTGTTCTGGAGCTCGTGGTCGCCGGCTGA
- the atpB gene encoding F0F1 ATP synthase subunit A, producing MDEFFPEILFNAFGVVPMHRIHLIQLLSVIAVVLIMWLGTRRMTVVPGRFQSLVEMGIGFVRNGIGHDLLGRKDGERFAPLLVTMFFMILFMNITGIIPFLNMPGTAIIAVPLTLAIISYVTFIYAGMKKSPLGFWKNSLFPAGVPWPVYIIVTPLEFISTFIIRPVTLTLRLMMNLVVGHMILVLCFAATHFFFFTAGGGWAALGVGTLAFGGAFTLFEILVVVLQSYVFTVLTAIYIQLAVAEEH from the coding sequence ATGGACGAGTTCTTCCCGGAGATCCTGTTCAACGCGTTCGGCGTCGTGCCGATGCACCGCATCCACCTCATCCAGCTGCTCTCGGTGATCGCCGTCGTGCTGATCATGTGGCTCGGAACCCGTCGCATGACGGTCGTGCCCGGACGGTTCCAGAGCCTCGTCGAGATGGGCATCGGCTTCGTGCGCAACGGCATCGGCCACGACCTGCTCGGACGCAAGGACGGCGAGCGGTTCGCGCCGCTGCTCGTGACCATGTTCTTCATGATCCTGTTCATGAACATCACGGGCATCATCCCGTTCCTCAACATGCCGGGCACCGCGATCATCGCCGTGCCTCTCACGCTGGCCATCATCAGCTACGTGACCTTCATCTACGCCGGCATGAAGAAGAGCCCGCTCGGGTTCTGGAAGAACTCGCTCTTCCCCGCCGGAGTGCCGTGGCCCGTCTACATCATCGTCACCCCGCTGGAGTTCATCTCCACCTTCATCATCCGCCCGGTGACGCTCACCCTCCGTCTGATGATGAACCTCGTCGTCGGTCACATGATCCTCGTGCTCTGCTTCGCAGCAACGCACTTCTTCTTCTTCACCGCAGGTGGCGGCTGGGCGGCGCTCGGCGTCGGCACCCTCGCCTTCGGCGGCGCCTTCACTCTCTTCGAGATCCTGGTCGTCGTCCTGCAGTCGTACGTCTTCACCGTCCTCACCGCGATCTACATCCAGCTCGCGGTCGCAGAAGAGCACTGA